One part of the Brevundimonas subvibrioides ATCC 15264 genome encodes these proteins:
- a CDS encoding TonB-dependent receptor plug domain-containing protein, whose translation MNASAYRRRLLNSSMAFGASVAAASLVFATPTLAQDVGTAGQPDPATQSDEAAQVDDVVVTGSRISRQDYQATSPIVTVTQEDFQATGSVTIDTLVNDLPQFVPSVNSSSNNPSNGGQANINLRGLGTQRTLVLMNGRRVVPSNSDGTVDINLLPTPLIQNIEVISGGASAAYGSDALAGVANFILNENFEGVQFDAQYGVTDRQDGVSESYALTLGGEIADGRGHLVLSLGHSSRDQIFNRDREFSAISGPSGTTPLGSTTFDSTNLPSQTLVQSYFGDGALTNTGQFGFNNDGSVFSYVRTLNFDSPGGIDYDGYANPGVGDYVYNTGPLNLNQLGLNRWNAYVGGRYEINAGAEVYANLLFTEYDSANELAASPAAGNVPATGFRVPVTNPFISADLAALLASRPTPGGSFLLNKRFNALGGRRANENYNVYQSTVGVRGDLVGLRDWTYDVYAQYGRVLRTSVQSGNVSRSAVQRLLDAADGGASLCAGGFDWYGETALSAECATYIGRTAQNVTEQEQSVVEATLQGSLLELPAGDLRFAGGIQYREDVFAFRPDASLAQVNPVVVRPDGGSVGGSEIAGFNPGQPLVGDTNSVEYFLEVLVPLLSDLPFIQQLDLNLGYRLSDYSTVGYVDAYKADLDWEITDFLRVRGGVQRAVRAPSVGELFAPVNTSFPSVGTVSATGISGDPCDIRSSYRTGPNAAQVRDLCLAQGISASAIDAYVFTNNQVPGITGGNPDLVEETSDSFSAGLVITSPYDNAWLSGFSASIDYYDIEIENVIGTIGASAQLQGCFNARGENPTFDPNNGYCALFDRDPLSGNVNQAREVNGNLATLKTSGIDAQFDWNFVLADIGAPDWGNLNFNVVVGWLENRERQDAPGGPFTNRTGTIDSVFGNTFPEWKSLASVNWSHGAFGLGARWRHVGEMTQFGTTNELDAANYFDINGSWDLTERVSLRFTVNNVGDEQPIVYSPGVQANTDPSTYDTLGRRYSVGLTARF comes from the coding sequence ATGAATGCGTCCGCTTACCGCCGCAGACTGCTGAACAGTTCTATGGCATTCGGGGCGTCTGTCGCCGCCGCCTCGCTGGTGTTCGCGACGCCGACCCTGGCGCAGGACGTCGGAACGGCCGGTCAGCCCGATCCTGCCACCCAGTCGGACGAGGCGGCTCAGGTCGACGACGTCGTGGTCACGGGATCGCGGATCAGCCGCCAGGACTATCAGGCGACCAGCCCGATCGTGACCGTCACCCAGGAAGACTTCCAGGCGACCGGCTCGGTGACCATCGACACCCTGGTCAACGACCTTCCGCAGTTCGTGCCGTCGGTGAACTCGTCGTCGAACAACCCTTCGAACGGCGGTCAGGCCAACATCAACCTGCGGGGTCTCGGGACCCAGCGCACGCTGGTGCTGATGAACGGTCGACGGGTCGTTCCGTCCAACTCGGACGGTACGGTCGACATCAACCTGCTGCCCACGCCGCTGATCCAGAACATCGAGGTCATTTCGGGTGGTGCCTCGGCGGCCTATGGCTCGGACGCGCTCGCCGGTGTGGCCAACTTTATCCTGAACGAGAATTTCGAGGGCGTTCAGTTCGACGCCCAGTACGGCGTCACCGACCGCCAGGACGGCGTCAGCGAAAGCTACGCCCTGACGCTGGGCGGTGAGATCGCCGACGGCCGGGGCCATCTGGTCCTGTCGCTCGGTCACTCCAGCCGCGACCAGATCTTCAACCGCGATCGCGAGTTCTCGGCGATCTCGGGTCCGTCGGGCACCACGCCGCTCGGCAGCACGACCTTCGATTCGACCAACCTTCCCAGCCAAACCCTGGTCCAAAGCTATTTCGGGGACGGGGCCCTGACCAACACGGGCCAGTTCGGCTTCAACAACGACGGCTCCGTCTTCAGCTACGTCCGCACGCTGAACTTCGACAGCCCGGGCGGCATCGACTACGACGGCTACGCCAATCCCGGCGTGGGCGACTACGTCTACAACACGGGCCCCCTGAACCTGAACCAGCTGGGACTGAACCGCTGGAACGCCTACGTCGGCGGTCGTTACGAGATCAACGCCGGGGCCGAGGTCTACGCGAACCTGCTGTTCACGGAATACGACTCGGCCAATGAACTGGCGGCCAGCCCTGCGGCCGGCAACGTCCCGGCCACCGGCTTCCGCGTGCCGGTCACCAACCCGTTCATCTCTGCCGACCTCGCCGCGCTGCTGGCGTCGCGCCCCACGCCCGGCGGCTCCTTCCTGCTGAACAAGCGCTTCAACGCGCTCGGCGGTCGCCGCGCCAACGAGAACTACAACGTCTACCAGAGCACGGTGGGTGTTCGCGGCGACCTCGTCGGCCTGCGTGACTGGACCTATGACGTCTACGCCCAGTACGGCCGCGTCCTGCGGACGTCCGTGCAATCCGGCAACGTCTCGCGCTCGGCGGTCCAGAGGCTTCTGGACGCCGCCGACGGCGGGGCTTCGCTCTGCGCCGGCGGTTTCGACTGGTACGGCGAGACCGCGCTCTCGGCCGAATGCGCCACCTACATCGGCCGGACCGCCCAGAACGTGACCGAGCAGGAGCAGTCGGTGGTCGAGGCCACGCTGCAGGGCAGCCTGCTGGAGCTCCCGGCCGGAGACCTGCGCTTCGCGGGCGGCATCCAGTACCGCGAGGACGTCTTCGCCTTCCGCCCGGACGCCTCCCTGGCCCAGGTCAATCCCGTCGTGGTCCGTCCCGACGGCGGCTCGGTGGGCGGCTCCGAGATCGCCGGCTTCAACCCCGGCCAGCCTCTGGTGGGTGACACCAACTCGGTCGAGTACTTCCTGGAAGTGCTGGTCCCCCTCCTGTCGGACCTGCCCTTCATCCAGCAACTGGACCTGAACCTGGGCTACCGGCTCTCGGATTATTCGACTGTGGGCTACGTCGATGCCTACAAGGCCGACCTCGACTGGGAGATCACCGACTTCCTGCGGGTCCGCGGTGGCGTCCAGCGCGCCGTCCGTGCCCCGTCCGTCGGGGAACTGTTCGCCCCGGTGAACACCTCCTTCCCGAGCGTGGGCACCGTTTCGGCCACCGGCATCTCCGGCGACCCCTGCGACATCCGCTCCAGCTACCGCACCGGCCCGAACGCCGCCCAGGTGCGCGATCTGTGCCTGGCGCAGGGCATCTCGGCCTCGGCCATCGACGCCTATGTCTTCACCAACAACCAGGTCCCCGGCATCACCGGCGGCAATCCCGATCTGGTGGAGGAAACCTCGGACTCCTTCTCGGCCGGCCTGGTCATCACCTCGCCCTACGACAACGCCTGGCTGTCGGGCTTCTCGGCCTCGATCGACTACTACGACATCGAGATCGAGAACGTGATCGGCACGATCGGGGCCTCGGCCCAGCTGCAGGGCTGCTTCAACGCGCGCGGCGAAAACCCGACCTTCGACCCGAACAACGGCTACTGCGCCCTGTTCGATCGCGATCCGCTGTCGGGCAACGTCAACCAGGCCCGTGAGGTCAACGGCAACCTCGCGACCCTGAAGACGTCCGGCATCGACGCCCAGTTCGACTGGAATTTCGTCCTCGCAGACATCGGCGCGCCCGACTGGGGCAACCTGAACTTCAACGTGGTCGTCGGCTGGCTCGAGAACCGCGAGCGTCAGGACGCGCCGGGTGGTCCGTTCACCAACCGCACGGGCACGATCGACAGCGTGTTCGGCAACACCTTCCCGGAATGGAAGTCGCTGGCCTCGGTCAACTGGAGCCACGGCGCGTTCGGCCTGGGCGCGCGCTGGCGTCATGTCGGCGAGATGACGCAGTTCGGCACGACCAACGAACTGGACGCTGCGAACTACTTCGACATCAACGGCAGCTGGGATCTGACCGAACGGGTCAGCCTGCGCTTCACCGTGAACAACGTCGGGGATGAGCAGCCCATCGTCTACTCCCCGGGTGTGCAGGCCAATACCGATCCTTCGACCTACGACACCCTCGGTCGGCGCTACTCGGTCGGCCTGACCGCGCGCTTCTAG
- a CDS encoding DUF6894 family protein, whose amino-acid sequence MKYAGAGGNVPSEGSDQAMDRNWYRFDIAHAGILHSDSTGLRLGEGQPVRDAALSALLEFALDTPGGPDHYVVSVRSADGNIALTATLQVSAAGQGNTQP is encoded by the coding sequence ATGAAATATGCCGGTGCCGGGGGCAACGTCCCCTCCGAAGGGTCAGATCAGGCAATGGACCGGAACTGGTACCGCTTTGACATCGCCCATGCCGGCATCCTTCATTCCGACAGCACCGGCCTTCGCCTGGGCGAGGGGCAACCCGTTCGGGACGCCGCCTTGTCGGCGCTTCTCGAGTTTGCGCTGGATACCCCCGGGGGGCCGGATCACTACGTGGTCAGCGTAAGATCGGCCGATGGCAACATCGCCTTGACCGCGACGCTTCAGGTTTCCGCGGCCGGGCAGGGTAATACCCAACCCTGA